The following coding sequences are from one Thermocrinis jamiesonii window:
- a CDS encoding SAVED domain-containing protein — translation MWKFWKIELPHFQIFLKSGKFDDKVDELYNQFWDLPYSHQYELITYSKEKGVFPSVETFKKVFKVSEESVKEFFRAEHRTFRFPVVSSEGKGELVNAIIIKNLKEVITNLKQIKRHLSPIKEFLNSGFAVFFDREFAGASFQLPTVLNLYVENLPEDALFTGAVDKKGNIKSVDGIEEKKKLAKELGLRLVEPYHFNTVDEIKELLDAEIYQMPIYITKTQDRWEGEFKSFLKATGISEHYLKKLEVLIGLETKPIITGQLTGKVWEEVLREFWRRFKETEKKLHSKEEWHIAINGPSALAFALGVLFGSQKPFVFYHYQNNSYYPIVVENVRQLKERNKQLQKVRFKFEKGGKNLVVMFSFAHHDMESKVKEYISQRLENPSYLLIESESSGNISVEDMKDVAKECASLIQDIKKEQSFDEFHFFFSTPVPIAFMVGLAFGHYEEGWIYNYSGGYEPVLSISFLRKLREGRHEKAYL, via the coding sequence ATGTGGAAGTTTTGGAAGATTGAATTACCACACTTTCAAATCTTTCTAAAAAGTGGAAAGTTTGATGACAAAGTGGATGAGCTATACAACCAATTTTGGGATCTTCCATACTCTCATCAATATGAACTCATCACATACTCAAAGGAAAAGGGTGTATTCCCGTCTGTGGAGACCTTTAAAAAGGTTTTCAAAGTTTCTGAGGAGAGCGTAAAGGAATTTTTCAGGGCAGAGCACAGAACTTTTAGATTTCCTGTGGTTTCCAGCGAAGGTAAAGGGGAGCTTGTGAATGCAATAATCATAAAAAATCTCAAGGAAGTTATAACAAATCTAAAACAAATAAAAAGACATCTAAGTCCTATAAAAGAGTTTCTTAACAGTGGTTTTGCGGTGTTTTTTGACAGAGAATTTGCAGGAGCAAGCTTTCAACTTCCCACAGTCTTGAACCTTTATGTGGAAAACTTACCAGAGGATGCCCTCTTTACAGGAGCAGTAGATAAAAAGGGGAATATAAAATCTGTGGATGGCATTGAAGAAAAGAAAAAGTTGGCAAAGGAATTAGGTTTAAGGCTTGTGGAACCTTACCACTTCAACACCGTTGATGAAATAAAAGAACTGCTTGACGCAGAGATTTATCAAATGCCCATATACATCACAAAAACCCAAGATAGATGGGAAGGAGAGTTTAAAAGCTTTTTAAAGGCAACAGGCATTTCGGAACATTACCTTAAAAAGCTTGAGGTGTTGATAGGTTTGGAAACAAAGCCTATAATAACCGGACAGCTTACAGGAAAAGTTTGGGAAGAGGTCCTTAGGGAATTCTGGAGAAGGTTTAAGGAAACTGAGAAAAAACTCCATAGCAAAGAAGAATGGCACATAGCCATAAACGGTCCTTCTGCCCTTGCCTTTGCCTTAGGCGTGCTCTTTGGTAGTCAAAAGCCCTTTGTGTTTTATCACTACCAAAATAACTCCTACTATCCAATAGTGGTAGAAAATGTTAGACAGCTAAAAGAAAGAAACAAGCAGTTACAAAAGGTTAGATTTAAGTTTGAAAAGGGGGGTAAAAACTTGGTAGTTATGTTCTCCTTTGCCCATCACGACATGGAAAGCAAAGTGAAGGAGTATATCTCACAAAGATTAGAAAATCCGTCCTATTTACTGATTGAATCGGAAAGTTCAGGGAACATATCGGTTGAAGACATGAAGGATGTAGCCAAAGAGTGTGCAAGCCTTATACAGGACATAAAAAAAGAACAGAGCTTTGATGAGTTTCACTTTTTCTTTTCTACTCCCGTGCCTATAGCCTTTATGGTGGGTTTGGCCTTTGGTCACTACGAGGAAGGTTGGATATACAACTACAGCGGTGGTTATGAGCCGGTTTTGTCCATCTCTTTCCTTAGAAAACTAAGGGAGGGAAGGCATGAAAAAGCTTACCTTTGA